From a region of the Streptomyces sp. NBC_00193 genome:
- the hisN gene encoding histidinol-phosphatase has product MPEYDDDLRLALELADAADAATMERFRALDLKVETKPDMTPVSEADTATEEIIRAGISAARPDDAILGEEYGLKGDGPRRWVVDPIDGTKNYVRGVPVWATLISLMEEQADGAFRPVVGVVSAPALGRRWWAARGQGAYAGGALGGTTALGVSKVATLGDASFAYSSLSGWEEQGRLPGFLDLTRACWRTRGYGDFWPYMMVAEGSLDLCAEPELNLWDMAALAVVVEEAGGRFTGLDGVDGVHGGNAAASNGLLHAEMLDLLRPRG; this is encoded by the coding sequence ATGCCCGAGTATGACGATGACCTGCGCCTTGCCCTCGAACTCGCCGACGCGGCGGACGCCGCCACGATGGAGCGGTTCCGCGCCCTCGACCTCAAGGTCGAGACCAAGCCCGACATGACCCCGGTGAGCGAGGCCGACACCGCCACCGAGGAGATCATCCGGGCCGGGATCTCCGCCGCGCGGCCCGACGACGCCATCCTGGGCGAGGAGTACGGGCTCAAGGGCGACGGCCCGCGCCGCTGGGTCGTGGACCCGATCGACGGTACGAAGAACTACGTGCGCGGCGTTCCGGTGTGGGCGACGCTGATCTCGCTCATGGAGGAGCAGGCCGACGGCGCCTTCCGTCCCGTCGTCGGCGTGGTGTCGGCGCCGGCACTGGGCCGCCGCTGGTGGGCGGCGCGCGGCCAGGGGGCCTACGCGGGGGGCGCGCTCGGCGGGACCACCGCGCTCGGCGTCTCCAAGGTCGCGACCCTGGGCGACGCCTCCTTCGCCTACTCCTCGCTGAGCGGCTGGGAGGAGCAGGGGCGACTGCCCGGCTTCCTGGACCTGACCCGCGCGTGCTGGCGTACGCGGGGCTACGGCGATTTCTGGCCGTACATGATGGTGGCCGAGGGCTCGCTCGACCTGTGCGCCGAGCCGGAACTGAACCTGTGGGACATGGCGGCCCTGGCGGTCGTGGTGGAGGAGGCCGGCGGCCGTTTCACCGGCCTGGACGGGGTGGACGGCGTACACGGCGGCAATGCGGCGGCCTCGAACGGGCTGCTGCACGCGGAGATGCTGGACCTGCTGCGCCCGCGCGGCTGA
- a CDS encoding cyclic nucleotide-binding/CBS domain-containing protein — MLVRDAMSTVILTLGPTHTLRQAACLMSGRRVGAAVVLDPEHSGIGILTERDILNSIGAGHDPDRESVGAHTTNNVVFCTPDATVQEAAEAMAHGGFRHLIVLEHGGPVGIVSVRDVIRCWAPARRTTVPASVPA; from the coding sequence ATGCTCGTCCGCGACGCCATGAGCACCGTGATCCTCACCCTCGGACCCACTCACACCCTGCGGCAGGCGGCCTGCCTGATGTCCGGCCGGCGCGTGGGCGCCGCCGTCGTCCTCGACCCCGAACACAGCGGCATCGGCATCCTGACCGAGCGCGACATCCTCAACTCGATCGGCGCGGGCCACGATCCCGACCGCGAGTCCGTGGGCGCGCACACCACCAACAACGTGGTCTTCTGCACCCCGGACGCCACCGTGCAGGAAGCCGCCGAGGCGATGGCCCACGGCGGCTTCCGTCATCTGATCGTCCTGGAGCACGGCGGCCCGGTGGGCATCGTGTCCGTACGCGATGTGATCCGCTGCTGGGCCCCGGCGCGGCGCACCACCGTGCCCGCCTCCGTTCCCGCGTAG
- a CDS encoding catalase, whose translation MTQGPLTTEAGAPVADNQNSETAGIGGPVLVQDQLLLEKLAHFNRERIPERVVHARGAGAYGTFTLTRDVSQWTRAKFLSEVGKETETFLRFSTVAGNLGSADAVRDPRGWALKFYTEEGNYDLVGNNTPVFFIKDAIKFPDFIHTQKRDPYTGSQEADNVWDFWGLSPESTHQVTWLFGDRGIPATYRHMNGYGSHTFQWNNEAGEVFWVKYHFKTDQGIKNLTQAEANQLAGEDPDSHQRDLRESIERGEFPSWTVQVQIMPAAEAAEYRFNPFDLTKVWPHEDYPPIEIGKLELNRNPENVFAEVEQSIFSPAHFVPGIGPSPDKMLQGRLFGYGDAHRYRVGINADHLPVNRPHATEARTNSRDGYLYDGRHKGAKNYEPNSFGGPHQTDRPLWVSSAVTGGTGNHAAPSHSEDNDFVQAGNLYRLYSEDEKTRLVENLSGFIAKVSRDDIVERAINNFRQADGDFGKRLEAAVQALRA comes from the coding sequence GTGACGCAGGGACCGCTCACCACGGAGGCCGGAGCTCCGGTCGCTGACAACCAGAACAGCGAGACCGCCGGCATCGGCGGCCCCGTTCTGGTTCAGGACCAGCTGCTGCTGGAGAAGCTCGCCCACTTCAACCGCGAGCGCATCCCGGAGCGCGTGGTGCACGCCCGTGGCGCCGGTGCCTACGGCACGTTCACGCTGACCCGCGACGTCTCGCAGTGGACCCGGGCGAAGTTCCTGTCCGAGGTCGGCAAGGAGACCGAGACCTTCCTGCGCTTCTCCACCGTCGCCGGCAACCTCGGCTCCGCCGACGCCGTGCGCGACCCCCGCGGCTGGGCGCTGAAGTTCTACACCGAAGAGGGCAACTACGACCTCGTCGGCAACAACACCCCGGTGTTCTTCATCAAGGACGCCATCAAGTTCCCCGACTTCATCCACACCCAGAAGCGCGACCCGTACACGGGCTCGCAGGAGGCGGACAACGTCTGGGACTTCTGGGGTCTGTCGCCCGAGTCCACCCACCAGGTGACCTGGCTGTTCGGTGACCGCGGCATCCCGGCGACCTACCGCCACATGAACGGCTACGGCTCGCACACGTTCCAGTGGAACAACGAGGCCGGCGAGGTCTTCTGGGTCAAGTACCACTTCAAGACCGACCAGGGCATCAAGAACCTCACCCAGGCCGAGGCCAACCAGCTCGCCGGTGAGGACCCCGACTCGCACCAGCGCGACCTGCGCGAGTCCATCGAGCGCGGCGAGTTCCCGTCCTGGACCGTGCAGGTCCAGATCATGCCGGCGGCCGAGGCGGCCGAGTACCGCTTCAACCCGTTCGACCTCACCAAGGTGTGGCCGCACGAGGACTACCCGCCGATCGAGATCGGCAAGCTGGAGCTCAACCGCAACCCGGAGAACGTCTTCGCCGAGGTCGAGCAGTCGATCTTCTCCCCGGCGCACTTCGTCCCCGGCATCGGTCCGTCCCCCGACAAGATGCTCCAGGGCCGTCTCTTCGGCTACGGCGACGCCCACCGCTACCGCGTCGGCATCAACGCCGACCACCTGCCGGTGAACCGTCCGCACGCCACCGAGGCGCGCACCAACTCCCGTGACGGCTACCTGTACGACGGCCGCCACAAGGGTGCGAAGAACTACGAGCCGAACAGCTTCGGCGGCCCGCACCAGACGGACCGTCCGCTGTGGGTCTCCTCCGCCGTCACCGGCGGCACGGGCAACCACGCCGCGCCCTCGCACTCCGAGGACAACGACTTCGTCCAGGCGGGCAACCTCTACCGCCTGTACTCGGAGGACGAGAAGACCCGTCTGGTCGAGAACCTCTCCGGCTTCATCGCCAAGGTCTCCCGCGACGACATCGTCGAGCGTGCGATCAACAACTTCCGTCAGGCGGACGGTGACTTCGGCAAGCGTCTGGAGGCCGCGGTCCAGGCCCTCCGCGCCTGA
- a CDS encoding Fur family transcriptional regulator, translating into MSDLLERLRGRGWRMTAQRRVVAEVLDGDHVHLTADEVHARAVDRLPEISRATVYNTLGELVTLGEVLEVSTDRRAKRYDPNAHRPHQHLVCAQCGAIRDVHPAGNPLADLPDTERFGFVVSAVEVTYRGVCPNCAGA; encoded by the coding sequence ATGAGTGACCTGCTGGAACGACTTCGCGGACGCGGATGGCGCATGACCGCACAGCGGCGCGTCGTGGCCGAGGTGCTCGACGGTGACCACGTTCACCTGACGGCCGACGAGGTGCACGCGCGTGCCGTGGACAGGCTGCCGGAGATCTCCCGCGCGACCGTCTACAACACCCTGGGCGAGCTCGTCACCCTGGGTGAGGTCCTGGAAGTCTCCACGGACCGGCGTGCCAAGCGGTACGACCCGAACGCCCACCGGCCCCACCAGCACCTGGTGTGCGCCCAGTGCGGCGCGATCCGCGACGTGCACCCGGCGGGCAACCCGCTGGCCGACCTGCCGGACACCGAACGCTTCGGCTTCGTGGTGTCGGCGGTCGAGGTCACGTACCGCGGGGTGTGCCCGAACTGCGCCGGGGCCTGA
- a CDS encoding FAD-dependent monooxygenase, with protein MRAEAERAGVRIVTGRRVTADSLDADLVVAADGLWSATRTALDPGAPCPEYAGLYSISGISRDVPLPGDAFHMVLSRKGAFLCLPVADGGVWWSAQVASPRPPDLAHPPQEWLPLLRELYAGSRTPAAVLAGAVESDRPTLMHKLAEVPVWHDARTVLIGDAAHPVGAGQGASMALEDAVAWPTPSPRPPRSRGP; from the coding sequence ATGCGGGCCGAGGCCGAGCGGGCCGGGGTGCGGATCGTGACGGGCCGCCGGGTGACGGCGGACTCCCTGGACGCGGACCTGGTCGTGGCGGCCGACGGCCTCTGGTCGGCGACCCGTACCGCCCTGGACCCGGGAGCTCCGTGCCCCGAGTACGCGGGGCTGTACAGCATTTCGGGGATCTCGCGCGACGTGCCGCTCCCCGGGGACGCCTTCCACATGGTGCTCTCCCGCAAGGGGGCCTTCCTGTGCCTGCCGGTCGCGGACGGGGGTGTCTGGTGGTCGGCCCAGGTGGCCTCGCCCCGTCCGCCGGACCTGGCGCACCCGCCGCAGGAGTGGCTGCCGCTGCTGCGCGAGCTGTACGCGGGCTCGCGGACCCCGGCGGCCGTACTGGCCGGCGCGGTGGAGAGCGACCGGCCGACGCTGATGCACAAGCTGGCGGAGGTGCCGGTCTGGCACGACGCCCGGACGGTGCTGATCGGCGACGCGGCCCATCCGGTGGGCGCCGGGCAGGGCGCGTCGATGGCCCTGGAGGACGCGGTGGCCTGGCCGACGCCGTCGCCGCGTCCCCCGCGGTCGCGGGGGCCCTGA
- a CDS encoding tetratricopeptide repeat protein — MGFMGDRSTLLETGRFVRADSESDAEADGAAQAVDVRTAMTTRSVRTTAAAPTAPDVSDVSVDELFDDAVFALTDAASDAALEARHRVAADKGDPGAMSVLGALLLRRGDLAGAEPYLRGATGEGDRAAANNLGVLLHQRGYPEEAAGWWRVAAVAGSAPAAHALGRHYRERGDEPAAEYWMRQAAESGHALGAYGLADLLEHRGDKGVERWFRAAAEQGHREAAYRLARHLRKGDPAEAEQWYRQAAARGHRRAGLHLGALLEARGELKEAGRWYLTSAKQGEARAACALGFLLRDAGDEENAATWWLRAAQDGDGNAANALGALHAARGETQTAEKWYRAAMDAGDQNGAYNLALLCAAQERTGPAEQWYRRAAYAGHREAANALAILLLQGGDAEGAEPWFSKAAEAGSVDAAFNLGILFASRDEDRTALKWYERAASAGHTDAALQVGIALVRDGEERAAERHLRCAAGGGSAEAAFRLAALLESLAPPPEPVALGESVGGAARTESEEWYERAAELGHRRAQVRVGMLAAARGELGVAARWYREAAEAGSRNGAFNLGLLLAREGNEPEAALWWTRAAVAGHGRAALRLGLLAARQGDLTEGQKWCVRAMELGPAEVSERAARLRDALAEELSA; from the coding sequence ATGGGATTTATGGGGGACAGGTCAACTCTGCTGGAGACAGGGCGGTTTGTGAGGGCGGACTCCGAATCGGATGCGGAGGCCGATGGGGCGGCTCAGGCCGTTGACGTGCGGACCGCGATGACCACGCGGTCGGTACGGACCACGGCCGCGGCGCCGACCGCGCCGGACGTGTCGGACGTGTCAGTCGACGAGTTGTTCGACGACGCGGTCTTCGCGCTGACCGACGCGGCCAGCGACGCCGCGCTGGAGGCCCGGCACCGGGTCGCCGCCGACAAGGGGGACCCGGGCGCGATGAGCGTACTGGGCGCCCTCCTGCTGCGCCGCGGCGACCTCGCGGGAGCCGAGCCCTACCTGCGCGGAGCGACCGGGGAGGGCGACCGTGCGGCCGCGAACAACCTGGGCGTCCTGCTGCACCAGCGCGGCTACCCCGAGGAGGCCGCCGGCTGGTGGCGCGTGGCCGCCGTGGCCGGATCCGCTCCCGCCGCGCACGCCCTGGGCCGCCACTACCGCGAGCGCGGCGACGAGCCCGCCGCCGAGTACTGGATGCGCCAGGCGGCGGAATCCGGCCACGCCCTGGGGGCCTACGGCCTCGCCGACCTGCTGGAGCACCGCGGGGACAAGGGCGTCGAGCGGTGGTTCCGCGCTGCCGCGGAGCAGGGGCACCGCGAGGCCGCGTACCGGCTGGCCCGGCACCTGCGCAAGGGCGACCCGGCCGAGGCCGAGCAGTGGTACCGGCAGGCCGCCGCGCGCGGCCACCGGCGCGCCGGGCTGCACCTGGGCGCGCTGCTGGAGGCGCGCGGGGAGCTGAAGGAGGCCGGGCGCTGGTACCTCACCTCCGCCAAGCAGGGCGAGGCGCGGGCGGCCTGCGCCCTCGGCTTCCTGCTGCGCGACGCCGGCGACGAGGAGAACGCGGCCACCTGGTGGCTGCGGGCCGCGCAGGACGGCGACGGCAACGCGGCGAACGCGCTCGGGGCACTGCACGCCGCACGCGGCGAGACCCAGACGGCGGAGAAGTGGTACCGGGCCGCGATGGACGCGGGCGACCAGAACGGGGCGTACAACCTCGCGCTGCTCTGCGCCGCGCAGGAGCGGACCGGACCGGCCGAGCAGTGGTACCGCCGTGCCGCGTACGCAGGACACCGCGAGGCGGCCAACGCGCTGGCCATCCTGCTGCTCCAGGGCGGTGACGCGGAGGGCGCGGAGCCGTGGTTCTCGAAGGCGGCGGAGGCGGGAAGCGTGGACGCCGCCTTCAACCTCGGCATTCTCTTCGCCAGCCGGGACGAGGACCGCACGGCCCTGAAGTGGTACGAGCGGGCGGCCTCGGCGGGCCACACCGACGCGGCGCTCCAGGTGGGCATCGCGCTGGTCCGCGACGGCGAGGAGCGGGCGGCGGAACGGCACCTGCGCTGCGCGGCCGGCGGCGGCAGCGCGGAGGCCGCCTTCCGGCTGGCCGCGCTGCTGGAGTCGCTGGCCCCGCCGCCGGAGCCGGTGGCGCTGGGCGAGTCGGTGGGCGGAGCCGCGCGCACCGAGAGCGAGGAGTGGTACGAGCGGGCCGCGGAGCTGGGGCACCGGCGTGCCCAGGTCCGGGTCGGCATGCTGGCCGCCGCACGGGGCGAGCTGGGGGTCGCGGCGCGCTGGTACCGCGAGGCGGCGGAGGCCGGCTCGCGCAACGGCGCCTTCAACCTGGGGCTGCTGCTGGCGCGCGAGGGCAACGAGCCCGAGGCGGCGCTGTGGTGGACCCGGGCGGCGGTGGCCGGACACGGCCGGGCGGCGCTGCGGCTGGGCCTGCTCGCGGCCCGGCAGGGAGACCTGACGGAGGGCCAGAAATGGTGCGTGCGTGCCATGGAACTGGGCCCCGCGGAGGTCTCCGAACGGGCTGCCCGACTGCGCGACGCGCTGGCCGAGGAGCTCTCGGCCTGA
- a CDS encoding UPF0182 family protein, producing the protein MRTLAFQMPDRGGGPSGPRMRVGRPSRRARTLLMTLGVLAVLAMAFIMFAGFWTDWLWFRSVDYSTVFTTTLWTKVGLFAVFGLVMAGAVGLNIWLAHRLRPPLSAMSMEQQSLDRYRMTVAPYRRWLLLGISALVGLIAGASAAGQWKTWLMYVNGVPFGTKDPQFNLDVSFYTFDLPWYRFLLGFGFAAVVLSVIAAAVVHYLYGGLRVTSPGARATAAATGHLSVLLGLFVTLKAVAYWLDRYGLAVKSSDFKAADNWTGLRYVDANAYLPAKTILVAIAAICAVLFFATLWRRTWQLPVIGFGLMVLSAILIGGLYPAIVQKFQVQPNEQAKESPYVQKNIKATRDAYGVADASVTDYPGLPDPKADKKVLRQEANSTASIRLLDPNIVSPAFQQLQQNKGYYGFPATLAVDRYKGQDTVIGLREINLAGIPKNNWINDHFRYTHGYGVVAAKGTEVTANGEPVFTESGLPARGDLGEYEQRIYYGEQTKQYSIVGGPQKELDYANDQGEKETTYKGDSGVSLGNPVNRAAYALAFSEPQILYSGAIDDKSKILYNRTPKARVEAVAPWLTIDGAVYPAVIDGRVQWIVDAYTTTNGYPYASRTQLGDTTADSLTNSQRAVVAQENQVNYIRNSVKATVDAYDGTVKLYQWDTKDPVLKTWMKAFPGTVKDKKEISPTLMEHLRYPQDLFKVQRELLTRYHVTDPQTFLSGSEVWAVPDDPTTKAGTAVPPYYLSMKMPGQKDPNQAFSLTTTLTPNGRDNLSAFMAVNADPTTADYGKIQLLKLPTQNPVDGPKLVQARFNSKPEIAQEINILSRGDSQVEYGNLLTVPLDKGMLYVEPVYVRGGGLKYPLLKKVLVTYGDQTAFEDTLEKALNVVFGAESATTPPTTPPGDGTTTPPPTSQDPTVKAALADAQKAVEDADKALKAGDWAAYGKAQSDLQAALKRAIDAEAKVTTPSATPTPSG; encoded by the coding sequence GTGCGCACCTTGGCTTTCCAGATGCCGGACCGCGGCGGAGGCCCCTCCGGGCCACGGATGAGAGTCGGCCGCCCGTCCCGGCGCGCCCGGACTCTTCTGATGACCTTGGGCGTGCTGGCCGTCCTGGCCATGGCGTTCATCATGTTCGCCGGCTTCTGGACGGACTGGCTCTGGTTCCGCTCCGTCGACTACTCCACCGTCTTCACCACCACCCTGTGGACCAAGGTCGGCCTGTTCGCCGTCTTCGGTCTCGTGATGGCCGGTGCCGTCGGGCTGAACATCTGGCTGGCCCACCGGCTGCGGCCGCCGCTCAGCGCGATGTCGATGGAGCAGCAGAGCCTCGACCGCTACCGGATGACCGTCGCGCCGTACCGCAGGTGGCTGCTGCTCGGCATCTCCGCACTGGTCGGCCTGATCGCGGGCGCCTCGGCGGCGGGCCAGTGGAAGACCTGGCTGATGTACGTGAACGGGGTGCCCTTCGGCACGAAGGACCCCCAGTTCAACCTGGACGTGTCGTTCTACACCTTCGACCTGCCCTGGTACCGCTTCCTGCTCGGCTTCGGCTTCGCCGCCGTCGTGCTCTCGGTGATCGCCGCCGCCGTCGTGCACTACCTCTACGGGGGACTGCGGGTCACCAGCCCGGGTGCGCGGGCCACCGCCGCGGCGACCGGCCACCTGTCGGTGCTGCTCGGCCTCTTCGTCACGCTCAAGGCGGTCGCGTACTGGCTCGACCGGTACGGCCTCGCCGTGAAGTCCAGCGACTTCAAGGCCGCGGACAACTGGACCGGCCTGCGCTACGTCGACGCCAACGCGTACCTGCCGGCCAAGACGATCCTCGTCGCCATCGCGGCGATCTGCGCGGTGCTGTTCTTCGCGACGCTGTGGCGCCGCACCTGGCAGCTCCCGGTCATCGGCTTCGGCCTGATGGTGCTCTCGGCGATCCTGATCGGCGGGCTGTACCCGGCGATCGTGCAGAAGTTCCAGGTCCAGCCGAACGAGCAGGCCAAGGAATCCCCGTACGTCCAGAAGAACATCAAGGCGACGCGCGACGCCTACGGGGTCGCCGACGCCTCCGTCACGGACTACCCGGGTCTGCCGGACCCCAAGGCGGACAAGAAGGTGCTCCGCCAGGAGGCCAACTCCACGGCGAGCATCCGCCTGCTCGACCCGAACATCGTGTCCCCGGCCTTCCAGCAGCTCCAGCAGAACAAGGGCTACTACGGTTTCCCGGCCACGCTGGCGGTCGACCGGTACAAGGGCCAGGACACGGTCATCGGGCTCCGTGAGATCAACCTCGCGGGCATCCCGAAGAACAACTGGATCAACGACCACTTCCGTTACACCCACGGATACGGCGTGGTCGCGGCCAAGGGCACCGAGGTGACCGCCAACGGCGAGCCGGTGTTCACCGAGTCGGGCCTGCCCGCGCGGGGTGACCTCGGAGAGTACGAGCAGCGGATCTACTACGGCGAGCAGACGAAGCAGTACTCGATCGTCGGCGGACCGCAGAAGGAGCTCGACTACGCCAACGACCAGGGCGAGAAGGAGACCACCTACAAGGGCGACAGCGGGGTGAGCCTGGGCAACCCGGTGAACCGGGCCGCGTACGCCCTGGCCTTCAGCGAGCCGCAGATCCTCTACTCCGGCGCCATCGACGACAAGTCGAAGATCCTCTACAACCGCACACCCAAGGCCCGGGTCGAGGCGGTCGCCCCGTGGCTGACGATCGACGGAGCCGTGTACCCGGCGGTGATCGACGGCCGGGTCCAGTGGATCGTGGACGCCTACACCACCACCAACGGCTACCCCTACGCGTCCCGCACCCAGCTCGGGGACACGACGGCGGACTCGCTGACCAACTCCCAGCGTGCCGTGGTCGCGCAGGAGAACCAGGTCAACTACATCCGGAACTCCGTGAAGGCCACCGTCGACGCCTACGACGGCACGGTGAAGCTGTACCAGTGGGACACCAAGGACCCGGTCCTCAAGACGTGGATGAAGGCCTTCCCCGGCACGGTGAAGGACAAGAAGGAGATCTCGCCGACCCTGATGGAGCACCTGCGCTACCCGCAGGACCTCTTCAAGGTCCAGCGTGAGCTGCTGACCCGCTACCACGTCACGGACCCGCAGACCTTCCTCAGCGGCAGCGAGGTCTGGGCGGTGCCGGACGACCCGACCACCAAGGCGGGGACGGCGGTCCCGCCGTACTACCTCTCCATGAAGATGCCGGGCCAGAAGGACCCCAACCAGGCCTTCTCGCTCACCACGACGCTCACGCCGAACGGCAGGGACAACCTGAGCGCCTTCATGGCGGTCAACGCCGATCCCACCACCGCGGACTACGGGAAGATCCAGCTGCTGAAGCTGCCCACCCAGAACCCGGTGGACGGACCGAAGCTCGTCCAGGCGAGATTCAACTCCAAGCCGGAGATCGCCCAGGAGATCAACATCCTGAGCCGCGGCGACTCCCAGGTGGAGTACGGCAACCTGCTCACGGTCCCGCTCGACAAGGGAATGCTCTACGTCGAGCCGGTGTACGTGCGCGGCGGCGGCCTCAAGTACCCGCTGCTGAAGAAGGTCCTGGTGACCTACGGGGACCAGACGGCCTTCGAGGACACGCTGGAGAAGGCGCTGAACGTGGTGTTCGGTGCCGAGTCGGCGACCACCCCGCCGACCACTCCGCCGGGCGACGGGACCACCACCCCGCCGCCGACCAGCCAGGACCCGACGGTCAAGGCGGCCCTGGCGGATGCGCAGAAGGCGGTCGAGGACGCCGACAAGGCGCTCAAGGCCGGCGACTGGGCTGCGTACGGCAAGGCCCAGAGCGATCTGCAGGCCGCGCTGAAGCGGGCGATCGACGCCGAGGCGAAGGTGACGACGCCCTCGGCGACGCCCACGCCCAGCGGATAG
- a CDS encoding PPA1309 family protein — MLPMSNLSPSPGTPMAASPLTRAVLEIDEYASTLGWDKPARLFALVDTAKLRKEAPGVARQLGLDQDDTGKNQLTPIEQDEVPAGTPLDKFLGTIAWPASILGCALTVERLMLPPSAESSVPEGLTDKQLTKWVAGHPERQEVRLTVGVLRDGSRESAVRLRDKDSANEVLTGATLVPGLAEALAATFLD; from the coding sequence ATGTTGCCCATGTCCAACCTTTCGCCGTCCCCCGGCACCCCTATGGCGGCAAGCCCGCTGACCCGTGCCGTCCTCGAAATCGACGAGTACGCCTCCACCCTCGGCTGGGACAAGCCCGCCCGGCTCTTCGCCCTGGTCGACACGGCCAAGCTGCGCAAGGAGGCTCCGGGCGTCGCCCGCCAGCTCGGCCTCGACCAGGACGACACGGGCAAGAACCAGCTCACCCCGATCGAGCAGGACGAGGTGCCGGCCGGAACCCCGCTGGACAAGTTCCTGGGGACCATCGCCTGGCCCGCCTCGATCCTCGGCTGCGCGCTGACCGTGGAGCGGCTGATGCTGCCGCCGTCCGCCGAGTCCTCCGTACCGGAGGGGCTCACCGACAAGCAGCTCACCAAGTGGGTCGCCGGCCACCCGGAGCGCCAGGAGGTGCGGCTGACCGTGGGCGTCCTGCGCGACGGGTCGCGGGAGTCGGCCGTACGGCTGCGGGACAAGGACTCGGCGAACGAGGTGCTGACCGGCGCGACGCTGGTGCCGGGTCTCGCCGAGGCGCTGGCCGCGACCTTCCTCGACTGA
- a CDS encoding PDZ domain-containing protein, protein MPRRTATMLASTLMLFALLCAGVFMKAPYSEMSPGPTVNTLGDSHGEPVLNISGHKTYPTTGHLNMTTVRVTGADYDMNLLEAVYGWAAGDNIVVPHENLYPDGKTEQESTQENAEEFSQSQESAKVAALKQLGIPVAARVIVASVVKGSPSEGKLHAGDVIKAVDGTPVNAPEDVAKLVTKHKPGEPVEFTIVPAAEAAEAEKAHREPTGTTKVSIVAGKAEGDGHAVVGIRAGTDHTFPFTIDIKLADVGGPSAGLMFALGIVDKLTPENLTGGKFIAGTGTIDDAGKVGPIGGIQMKTIGARQAGAQYFLTPAENCAAAAGDVPGGLTLVKVSTIDDAVKALEKISKGDTAGLTQCAKS, encoded by the coding sequence ATGCCACGCCGCACTGCGACGATGCTCGCCTCCACCCTCATGCTGTTCGCGCTGCTCTGCGCGGGAGTGTTCATGAAGGCCCCGTACTCCGAGATGAGCCCGGGCCCGACGGTGAACACGCTCGGGGACTCGCACGGCGAGCCCGTCCTGAACATCTCGGGGCACAAGACGTACCCGACCACAGGTCACCTGAACATGACGACGGTCCGCGTCACCGGCGCGGACTACGACATGAACCTGCTGGAGGCCGTCTACGGCTGGGCGGCGGGCGACAACATCGTCGTCCCGCACGAGAACCTGTACCCGGACGGCAAGACGGAGCAGGAGTCCACGCAGGAGAACGCCGAGGAGTTCAGCCAGTCGCAGGAGAGCGCCAAGGTCGCCGCCCTCAAGCAGCTCGGCATCCCGGTCGCCGCCCGCGTGATCGTCGCCTCCGTGGTCAAGGGCAGCCCCTCCGAGGGCAAGCTGCATGCCGGAGACGTCATCAAGGCCGTCGACGGGACCCCTGTCAACGCTCCCGAGGACGTGGCCAAGCTGGTCACCAAGCACAAGCCCGGCGAGCCCGTCGAGTTCACCATCGTGCCCGCGGCCGAGGCCGCCGAGGCCGAGAAGGCGCACCGCGAGCCCACCGGCACGACGAAGGTCTCGATCGTCGCGGGCAAGGCGGAGGGCGACGGCCACGCCGTCGTCGGCATCCGGGCCGGCACCGACCACACCTTCCCGTTCACCATCGACATCAAGCTCGCCGACGTCGGCGGCCCCAGCGCCGGGCTGATGTTCGCGCTCGGCATCGTCGACAAGCTCACTCCGGAGAACCTGACCGGCGGCAAGTTCATCGCCGGCACCGGCACCATCGACGACGCGGGCAAGGTCGGCCCGATCGGCGGCATCCAGATGAAGACCATCGGCGCCCGCCAGGCCGGCGCCCAGTACTTCCTGACGCCCGCCGAGAACTGCGCCGCCGCCGCGGGCGACGTGCCCGGCGGGCTGACGCTCGTGAAGGTCTCCACCATCGACGACGCCGTGAAGGCGCTGGAGAAGATCAGCAAGGGGGACACGGCCGGGCTGACGCAGTGCGCCAAGTCCTGA